One genomic region from Gadus morhua chromosome 9, gadMor3.0, whole genome shotgun sequence encodes:
- the si:dkey-12e7.1 gene encoding uncharacterized protein si:dkey-12e7.1: protein MATNIQSSSTTNMSPRKRSLVSLNSRRKTVEDFFPFNLLPVECQLHVLSFLNEVDKCSCALVCSSWSCLVRSWKLWRVADYRRGIMHLGQVGLLVSNREFERWKAWVHHYTHHLISRHASLLTLKASFDVGDRCNKWGELLSHLLDSVHCIDLGHLDLNWTFTLFEPLDLRIHSSSSSHQESSSHQESICKMDQVSSFQELLAKLTKCCPRISKMKMHFDWSDLSVSLLTQFQRLRVLELKYFWVFKGVPPSTLQTLTDSLPSLRSLTLHILVPLRNLGISYTLESPCLEFLDVSPSRGLVFSRLKLPALREFRARKIVRGITLDRRTRLRIQSRWPCLYHVLRDGAPKLQALNNEKLVPTWREDSYSELSAILQQSCYCVQHLDSWLW from the exons ATGGCCACCAATATTCAATCTTCATCAACTACTAATATGTCCCCACGGAAGAGGTCCCTGGTTTCTCTAAACAGCAGAAGGAAAACTGTGGAGGACTTCTTCCCGTTTAACTTGTTACCTGTGGAGTGCCAGTTGCACGTACTGTCCTTCCTGAATGAGGTGGACAAGTGCAGCTGTGCACTGGTCTGCTCTAGTTGGAGTTGTCTCGTCCGTTCATGGAAGTTGTGGAGGGTGGCTGACTATCGCCGTGGGATCATGCATCTGGGCCAGGTGGGGCTGCTGGTTTCAAACCGAGAGTTTGAGCGGTGGAAAGCCTGGGTTCACCATTACACTCACCACCTCATCTCCCGTCATGCCAGCCTGTTGACCCTGAAGGCCAGCTTTGACGTTGGGGACAGGTGCAACAAATGGGGAGAGCTGTTGAGTCACCTGCTGGATAGTGTCCACTGCATAGACCTTGGCCACCTTGACCTCAACTGGACCTTCACACTGTTTGAACCACTGGACCTCAGGATCCACTCCAGTTCAAGCTCCCACCAGGAGAGCAGCTCGCACCAGGAAAGCATTTGCAAGATGGATCAG GTGTCCAGTTTCCAGGAGCTTTTGGCCAAGCTTACCAAATGCTGCCCCCGCATCTCCAAGATGAAGATGCATTTCGACTGGTCCGACCTCTCCGTCTCGCTGCTCACACAGTTTCAGCGCCTGCGCGTCCTTGAACTCAAGTACTTCTGGGTCTTCAAAGGGGTCCCTCCATCCACACTGCAGACGCTGACCGACTCCCTGCCCAGCCTGAGATCCCTGACCTTACACATCCTGGTGCCCCTCAGGAACCTGGGCATCTCGTACACGCTCGAGTCCCCCTGCCTGGAGTTCCTGGATGTGTCTCCAAGCCGGGGTCTGGTCTTCTCACGCCTGAAGCTCCCGGCGTTGCGGGAATTTCGGGCCAGGAAGATTGTCCGCGGGATCACGCTGGACCGCAGGACCCGGCTGAGGATCCAGAGCCGCTGGCCGTGTCTGTACCACGTCCTGCGGGACGGGGCGCCCAAACTCCAGGCGCTCAACAATGAGAAACTTGTTCCCACTTGGAGAGAAGATAGCTACAGTGAGCTTTCTGCCATTCTGCAGCAGTCCTGCTACTGTGTGCAGCATCTGGACAGCTGGCTCTGGTGA